The Bombus terrestris chromosome 9, iyBomTerr1.2, whole genome shotgun sequence genome contains a region encoding:
- the LOC100642493 gene encoding alpha-1,2-mannosyltransferase ALG9 isoform X3, whose protein sequence is MCFRPEESSDTGLIYPGVDTAFKLLLSARFCSAIWSHITDCDETYNYWEPSHYLLYGTGQQTWEYSPQYALRSYMYLLIHMVPAKLYHYLLEPNPVLVFYFVRCLLSVGCALSEVYFYKNVCREFGIHIGRLTLVFLILSSGMYIASAAFLPSSFSMYLSTVATAAWYGRRYELAIFATAISALLGWPFAALLGLPIAMEMLIHKQDWSKFMKWVIISGAVVLVPMIWIDSMYYGKLVIAPLNIVMYNVFTNHGPNIYGTEPFSYYIYNGFLNFNFIFVGALWAPFGLLLVWLIVPARPRDRLCLSYWYSLAPLYLWFLVFFLQPHKEERFLFPVYPMICLVGGIAVDTVQKLYFFIRTKLSSSHIAYHYLQYTVHITFFAILICGFLGISRSLAIYKGYYAPMEVMIDANKFGLEREVFKDVNINFCIGKEWHRFPSSFFFPSNNWKLQYLRSEFKGQLPQPFLDHENATGIIQPYFNDMNREEPTRYFSLDKCHFVLDLDIGTDTSLEPNYSRINDNFTIITSSKFLNSARSHRFFRAFYIPFVSHKFCTYGSYNLLQNIKFKWIPLSSKEKNTKFS, encoded by the exons ATGTGTTTCAGACCAGAAGAATCCTCTGATACTGGTCTCATATATCCTGGTGTGGATACAGCATTTAAGCTACTTCTATCAGCTAGATTTTGTTCTGCTATTTGGAGCCACATAACAGATTGTGATGAAACCTATAACTATTGGGAACCA AGTCACTATCTGCTTTATGGGACCGGTCAACAAACATGGGAATATAGTCCACAATATGCATTAAGatcatatatgtatttgttgATTCATATGGTACCAGCAAAGCTTTATCATTACTTACTAGAACCAAATCCTGTTCtagttttttattttgtaagatGTCTATTATCTGTGGGTTGTGCTTTATCTGAAGTATACTTCTATAA AAATGTATGCAGAGAATTTGGGATTCATATAGGGAGACTAACCTTAGTATTTCTTATCCTTAGCTCTGGCATGTATATTGCTAGTGCTGCATTTCTACCGTCTTCTTTTTCAAT GTATTTGAGTACTGTTGCAACAGCAGCTTGGTATGGCCGTCGGTATGAATTAGCAATTTTTGCTACAGCTATATCAGCTTTATTAGGATGGCCATTTGCTGCATTACTTGG ATTACCAATTGCAATGGAAATGTTAATACATAAACAAGACTGGAGTAAATTTATGAAATGGGTAATCATATCTGGTGCTGTTGTTTTAGTACCAATGATATGGATAGATTCAATGTATTATGGGAAATTGGTAATAGCACCATTGAACATTGTAATGTACAATGTTTTCACCAATCATGGGCCAAATATCTATGGAACAGAACCTTTcagttattatatttataatggatttttaaactttaatttcatttttgttgGTGCACTTTGGGCTCCATTTGGATtg CTTTTAGTGTGGCTAATTGTACCAGCCAGACCAAGAGATCGTCTATGTTTATCTTACTGGTATTCATTGGCACCACTATATCTTTGGTTTTTAGTGTTTTTCTTACAACCTCACAAG GAAGAACGATTTTTATTTCCTGTATATCCAATGATTTGTTTGGTTGGAGGTATAGCTGTAGATACTGtccaaaaattatatttttttatcaggACAAAGCTTAGTTCTTCACACATTGCTTAtcattatttacaatatacTGTTCATATAACATTTTTTGCTATCTTAATATGTGGTTTTCTTGGAATATCAAGATCACTAGCAATATACAAAG GCTATTATGCACCAATGGAAGTAATGATCGATGCTAATAAATTTGGTTTAGAGAGAGAAGTATTTAAGGATGTTAATATCAATTTTTGCATCGGTAAAGAGTGGCACCGATTTCCGAGTAGCTTTTTCTTTCCATCAAATAA ttGGAAACTTCAGTATCTCAGATCAGAGTTTAAGGGTCAGTTACCTCAACCTTTCCTAGATCATGAAAATGCAACTGGTATTATACAACCCTATTTTAATGATATGAATAGAGAAGAACCTACACGTTAT tttAGCTTAGACAAATGTCATTTTGTGTTAGACCTGGACATTGGTACTGACACAAGTTTAGAACCAAATTATTCTCGAATAAACGATAATTTCACGATAATAACGTCatctaaatttttaaattccgcAAG atCTCATCGATTTTTCCGAGCGTTTTATATTCCTTTTGTGTCACATAAATTTTGTACATATGgttcatataatttattacaaaatattaaatttaaatggaTTCCTCTTTcatcaaaagaaaaaaatacaaaattttcctga
- the LOC100643735 gene encoding uncharacterized protein LOC100643735 has product MRIMSCYLRRFTITAIFVLLLFCVVQVFRSELGFSDNDLSNLDKLIHISQLIKESEQSYVGKGVVACKLPQLNVSNPEITKFIHDVPPLQCTPENWVILHGSRLIISSRAKKRHGSIICSFSEILRDDDYNVLFEPAVESEDFYVLKHSDFVDIKCESKDGNKWHSIMAGVKDDPEVNEKSKWEYVGNKALKLNVLMFGFDSLSRNTFIRKLPKTYRYLKEYLGALILEGYNIVGDGTPQALIPILTGKIELELPDTRKRMGLKANYVDVYPMIWNQYKENSYITGFMEDVHHIGTFTYRLKGFKKQPTDHYMRTFYLAAAPYFRYYNKYCIGSIPRHMVMLNYIKEIFDVYKHQPKFLFGFHGELSHDSYNDIGVVDEDLHNWLKNLNEFGHLNNTVLIVMSDHGHRFAEIRNTLQGKQEERLPFFSFAFPPWFKRVYPEAYANFLHNTHYLTTPFDVHKTLESILNFEIPKIGDRQQRAISLFDKIPLERTCADAFIEPHWCACLSWQEISIDDDNVIAAAKYFVQFLNVYTENHRNICEELKLKQILWAAKLIPNKDLLKFYKSGDQDGFMGDFSAKTKLTTETYQLKVKTEPGFGLFEVSINYDIKKNTFSTKISDVSRINMYGSQARCVENSLFHLRKYCYCKD; this is encoded by the exons ATGAGGATTATGTCATGTTATCTTCGTCGTTTCACAATAACAGCTATATTTGTCTTACTGCTGTTTTGTGTTGTACAAGTTTTTCGTTCAGAACTGGGATTTAGTGACAATGATTTGTCAAATCTGGATAAACT AATACACATATCTCAGTTAATTAAGGAATCTGAACAATCTTATGTTgg GAAAGGAGTTGTGGCTTGCAAACTACCTCAATTAAATGTTTCTAATCCAGAAATTACCAAATTTATTCACGATGTCCCACCTTTGCAATGTACACCAGAAAATTGGGTTATTCTCCATGGTTCAAGATTAATTATTAGCAGCAGAGCAAAAAAAAGACATGGATCCATAATTTGCTCTTTCAGTG AAATTCTTAGGGATGATGATTACAATGTATTATTCGAACCTGCTGTTGAGTCTGAAGATTTCTATGTTCTCAAACATAGCGATTTTGTTGATATTAAGTGTGAATCAAAAGATGGAAATAA ATGGCACAGTATTATGGCCGGAGTGAAGGATGATCCTGAAGTAAATGAGAAAAGTAAATGGGAATATGTTGGAAACAAGGCCCTTAAACTAAATGTACTTATGTTTGGCTTTGATTCTCTATCCAGAAATACATTTATACGCAAATTACCAAAAACATATCGGTATTTAAAAGAATACTTAGGAGCTTTAATACTAGAAGGATACAATATAGTAGGTGATGGAACACCACAAGCTCTTATTCCTATACTTACTGGAAAGATTGAACTTGAACTTCCAGATACTAGAAAACGCATGGGACTAAAAGCAAATTATGTTGATGTATATCCAATGATATGGAATCAGTACAAAGAGAATAGTTATATAACAGGATTCATGGAGGATGTCCATCATATTGGAACTTTCACATATCGTCTAAAAGGTTTTAAGAAACAACCAACTGATCATTATATGAGAACATTCTATTTAGCTGCTGCACCATATTTTAGATACTACAACAAATATTGCATTGGAAGCATTCCTAGACATATG GTAATGCTGaattatattaaagaaatttttgatGTCTACAAACATCAACCAAAATTTCTATTTGGTTTTCATGGAGAACTTTCACATGATTCTTATAATGACATAGGTGTAGTAGATGAAGATTTACATAATTGGTTAAAGAACTTAAATGAATTTGGTCATTTAAATAATACAGTATTGATAGTGATGAGTGATCATGGACATAG gtTTGCAGAAATTCGTAATACTCTGCAAGGTAAACAAGAGGAAAGGTTACCATTTTTTTCGTTTGCTTTTCCCCCTTGGTTTAAAAGAGTTTATCCAGAAGCTTATGCTAATTTTTTACATAATACACATTATTTAACGACACCGTTTGACGTTCACAAAACATTAGAAAgtatattgaattttgaaataccAAAAATTGGAGATCGTCAGCAAAGAGCCATTAGTTTATTTGATAAG ATACCATTAGAAAGAACGTGTGCAGATGCGTTTATAGAACCACATTGGTGTGCATGCCTGAGTTGGCAAGAAATTTCAATTGATGATGATAACGTGATTGCTGCAGCCAAGTATTTTGTCCAATTTCTTAATGTTTATACAGAAAATCATCGCAACATATGTGAAGAGTTGAAATTAAAACAGATATTGTGGGCTGCTAAACTTATACCTAATAAAG ATTTactgaaattttacaaatcggGAGATCAAGATGGTTTCATGGGAGATTTTAGTGCAAAAACAAAATTAACTACTGAAACTTATCAGTTGAAAGTAAAAACAGAACCAGGATTTGGTTTATTTGAAGTCAGtattaattatgatataaagaaaaacactttttcAACCAAA ATTTCAGATGTTAGTAGGATCAATATGTATGGATCTCAGGCAAGATGTGTagaaaattcattatttcattTACGAAAATACTGTTATTGTAAGGATTAA
- the LOC100645252 gene encoding cilia- and flagella-associated protein 300 has product MEIKPSYTFIPLAQKNFVGINDKTIQEFLSKWGIRGNFIIQHFAFNEPFQQYHKYHLAEAFFQDNIVTKELLTKQGNYWLKQGIVASNIEIKPVPCSVLNMTFFNKLKDPKNGVIHKSGIICKRYDMEVENFLISDNLRAMLLDEECPEYNLYLKDEREEFIFRIFQMLVLGGILCQYEDVLNPYLEVTKAIYKDLVRVQTNKDADLSISTIVLQIVAKDNRGQAYFPYDPHHKQNIGFLLIDGTTHEITTFLHQFGEYCLLQ; this is encoded by the exons ATGGAGATTAAACCCAGTTATACATTTATACCTCTTGCACAAAAGAATTTTGTTGGAATAAATGACAAAACGATTCAGGAATTTCTTTCCAAATG GGGAATAAgaggaaattttattattcaacatTTTGCATTCAATGAACCCTTTCAACAATATCACAAATACCATTTGGCTGAA GCTTTCTTTCAAGATAATATTGTAACTAAGGAATTATTAACAAAACAAGGAAATTATTGGTTAAAACAAg GCATAGTAGcatcaaatatagaaataaagccAGTTCCTTGTTCTGTCCTAAACATGACTTTCTTTAACAAACTAAAAGATCCCAAAAATGGAGTTATACATAAGTCTGGAATTATTTGCAAAAGATATGATATGGAagtagaaaattttttaatctctGATAATCTTAGAGCG ATGTTATTAGATGAAGAATGTCcagaatataatttatatttaaaagatgaacgtgaagaatttatatttcgtatttttcaaaTGCTTGTTCTTGGAGGAATATTGTGTCAATATGAGGATGTTTTAAATCCATACTTAGAAGTGACAAAGGCCATTTATAAAGATTTAGTAAG AGTACAAACGAATAAAGATGCAGACTTGTCAATCAGTACAATAGTTCTACAAATAGTGGCTAAAGATAACAGAGGACAAGCTTATTTTCCATATGATCCACATCATAAGCAAAACATAGGATTTCTGTTAATTGATGGTACTACTCACGAGATTACAACATTCTTACATCAGTTTGGAGAATATTGTCTTTTACAATGA
- the LOC100642493 gene encoding alpha-1,2-mannosyltransferase ALG9 isoform X2 has protein sequence MAEDFQSRCNIFFFLNNKKPEESSDTGLIYPGVDTAFKLLLSARFCSAIWSHITDCDETYNYWEPSHYLLYGTGQQTWEYSPQYALRSYMYLLIHMVPAKLYHYLLEPNPVLVFYFVRCLLSVGCALSEVYFYKNVCREFGIHIGRLTLVFLILSSGMYIASAAFLPSSFSMYLSTVATAAWYGRRYELAIFATAISALLGWPFAALLGLPIAMEMLIHKQDWSKFMKWVIISGAVVLVPMIWIDSMYYGKLVIAPLNIVMYNVFTNHGPNIYGTEPFSYYIYNGFLNFNFIFVGALWAPFGLLLVWLIVPARPRDRLCLSYWYSLAPLYLWFLVFFLQPHKEERFLFPVYPMICLVGGIAVDTVQKLYFFIRTKLSSSHIAYHYLQYTVHITFFAILICGFLGISRSLAIYKGYYAPMEVMIDANKFGLEREVFKDVNINFCIGKEWHRFPSSFFFPSNNWKLQYLRSEFKGQLPQPFLDHENATGIIQPYFNDMNREEPTRYFSLDKCHFVLDLDIGTDTSLEPNYSRINDNFTIITSSKFLNSARSHRFFRAFYIPFVSHKFCTYGSYNLLQNIKFKWIPLSSKEKNTKFS, from the exons ATGGCAGAAGATTTTCAAAGTAGatgcaatatttttttctttcttaataataaaaa ACCAGAAGAATCCTCTGATACTGGTCTCATATATCCTGGTGTGGATACAGCATTTAAGCTACTTCTATCAGCTAGATTTTGTTCTGCTATTTGGAGCCACATAACAGATTGTGATGAAACCTATAACTATTGGGAACCA AGTCACTATCTGCTTTATGGGACCGGTCAACAAACATGGGAATATAGTCCACAATATGCATTAAGatcatatatgtatttgttgATTCATATGGTACCAGCAAAGCTTTATCATTACTTACTAGAACCAAATCCTGTTCtagttttttattttgtaagatGTCTATTATCTGTGGGTTGTGCTTTATCTGAAGTATACTTCTATAA AAATGTATGCAGAGAATTTGGGATTCATATAGGGAGACTAACCTTAGTATTTCTTATCCTTAGCTCTGGCATGTATATTGCTAGTGCTGCATTTCTACCGTCTTCTTTTTCAAT GTATTTGAGTACTGTTGCAACAGCAGCTTGGTATGGCCGTCGGTATGAATTAGCAATTTTTGCTACAGCTATATCAGCTTTATTAGGATGGCCATTTGCTGCATTACTTGG ATTACCAATTGCAATGGAAATGTTAATACATAAACAAGACTGGAGTAAATTTATGAAATGGGTAATCATATCTGGTGCTGTTGTTTTAGTACCAATGATATGGATAGATTCAATGTATTATGGGAAATTGGTAATAGCACCATTGAACATTGTAATGTACAATGTTTTCACCAATCATGGGCCAAATATCTATGGAACAGAACCTTTcagttattatatttataatggatttttaaactttaatttcatttttgttgGTGCACTTTGGGCTCCATTTGGATtg CTTTTAGTGTGGCTAATTGTACCAGCCAGACCAAGAGATCGTCTATGTTTATCTTACTGGTATTCATTGGCACCACTATATCTTTGGTTTTTAGTGTTTTTCTTACAACCTCACAAG GAAGAACGATTTTTATTTCCTGTATATCCAATGATTTGTTTGGTTGGAGGTATAGCTGTAGATACTGtccaaaaattatatttttttatcaggACAAAGCTTAGTTCTTCACACATTGCTTAtcattatttacaatatacTGTTCATATAACATTTTTTGCTATCTTAATATGTGGTTTTCTTGGAATATCAAGATCACTAGCAATATACAAAG GCTATTATGCACCAATGGAAGTAATGATCGATGCTAATAAATTTGGTTTAGAGAGAGAAGTATTTAAGGATGTTAATATCAATTTTTGCATCGGTAAAGAGTGGCACCGATTTCCGAGTAGCTTTTTCTTTCCATCAAATAA ttGGAAACTTCAGTATCTCAGATCAGAGTTTAAGGGTCAGTTACCTCAACCTTTCCTAGATCATGAAAATGCAACTGGTATTATACAACCCTATTTTAATGATATGAATAGAGAAGAACCTACACGTTAT tttAGCTTAGACAAATGTCATTTTGTGTTAGACCTGGACATTGGTACTGACACAAGTTTAGAACCAAATTATTCTCGAATAAACGATAATTTCACGATAATAACGTCatctaaatttttaaattccgcAAG atCTCATCGATTTTTCCGAGCGTTTTATATTCCTTTTGTGTCACATAAATTTTGTACATATGgttcatataatttattacaaaatattaaatttaaatggaTTCCTCTTTcatcaaaagaaaaaaatacaaaattttcctga
- the LOC100642493 gene encoding alpha-1,2-mannosyltransferase ALG9 isoform X1 has translation MAPNQRQRQLFVSKKELKKLNGRRFSKPEESSDTGLIYPGVDTAFKLLLSARFCSAIWSHITDCDETYNYWEPSHYLLYGTGQQTWEYSPQYALRSYMYLLIHMVPAKLYHYLLEPNPVLVFYFVRCLLSVGCALSEVYFYKNVCREFGIHIGRLTLVFLILSSGMYIASAAFLPSSFSMYLSTVATAAWYGRRYELAIFATAISALLGWPFAALLGLPIAMEMLIHKQDWSKFMKWVIISGAVVLVPMIWIDSMYYGKLVIAPLNIVMYNVFTNHGPNIYGTEPFSYYIYNGFLNFNFIFVGALWAPFGLLLVWLIVPARPRDRLCLSYWYSLAPLYLWFLVFFLQPHKEERFLFPVYPMICLVGGIAVDTVQKLYFFIRTKLSSSHIAYHYLQYTVHITFFAILICGFLGISRSLAIYKGYYAPMEVMIDANKFGLEREVFKDVNINFCIGKEWHRFPSSFFFPSNNWKLQYLRSEFKGQLPQPFLDHENATGIIQPYFNDMNREEPTRYFSLDKCHFVLDLDIGTDTSLEPNYSRINDNFTIITSSKFLNSARSHRFFRAFYIPFVSHKFCTYGSYNLLQNIKFKWIPLSSKEKNTKFS, from the exons ATGGCGCCGAATCAACGTCAACGTCAGCTTTTTGTTTCTAAGAAAGAACTGAAAAAGTTGAATGGCAGAAGATTTTCAAA ACCAGAAGAATCCTCTGATACTGGTCTCATATATCCTGGTGTGGATACAGCATTTAAGCTACTTCTATCAGCTAGATTTTGTTCTGCTATTTGGAGCCACATAACAGATTGTGATGAAACCTATAACTATTGGGAACCA AGTCACTATCTGCTTTATGGGACCGGTCAACAAACATGGGAATATAGTCCACAATATGCATTAAGatcatatatgtatttgttgATTCATATGGTACCAGCAAAGCTTTATCATTACTTACTAGAACCAAATCCTGTTCtagttttttattttgtaagatGTCTATTATCTGTGGGTTGTGCTTTATCTGAAGTATACTTCTATAA AAATGTATGCAGAGAATTTGGGATTCATATAGGGAGACTAACCTTAGTATTTCTTATCCTTAGCTCTGGCATGTATATTGCTAGTGCTGCATTTCTACCGTCTTCTTTTTCAAT GTATTTGAGTACTGTTGCAACAGCAGCTTGGTATGGCCGTCGGTATGAATTAGCAATTTTTGCTACAGCTATATCAGCTTTATTAGGATGGCCATTTGCTGCATTACTTGG ATTACCAATTGCAATGGAAATGTTAATACATAAACAAGACTGGAGTAAATTTATGAAATGGGTAATCATATCTGGTGCTGTTGTTTTAGTACCAATGATATGGATAGATTCAATGTATTATGGGAAATTGGTAATAGCACCATTGAACATTGTAATGTACAATGTTTTCACCAATCATGGGCCAAATATCTATGGAACAGAACCTTTcagttattatatttataatggatttttaaactttaatttcatttttgttgGTGCACTTTGGGCTCCATTTGGATtg CTTTTAGTGTGGCTAATTGTACCAGCCAGACCAAGAGATCGTCTATGTTTATCTTACTGGTATTCATTGGCACCACTATATCTTTGGTTTTTAGTGTTTTTCTTACAACCTCACAAG GAAGAACGATTTTTATTTCCTGTATATCCAATGATTTGTTTGGTTGGAGGTATAGCTGTAGATACTGtccaaaaattatatttttttatcaggACAAAGCTTAGTTCTTCACACATTGCTTAtcattatttacaatatacTGTTCATATAACATTTTTTGCTATCTTAATATGTGGTTTTCTTGGAATATCAAGATCACTAGCAATATACAAAG GCTATTATGCACCAATGGAAGTAATGATCGATGCTAATAAATTTGGTTTAGAGAGAGAAGTATTTAAGGATGTTAATATCAATTTTTGCATCGGTAAAGAGTGGCACCGATTTCCGAGTAGCTTTTTCTTTCCATCAAATAA ttGGAAACTTCAGTATCTCAGATCAGAGTTTAAGGGTCAGTTACCTCAACCTTTCCTAGATCATGAAAATGCAACTGGTATTATACAACCCTATTTTAATGATATGAATAGAGAAGAACCTACACGTTAT tttAGCTTAGACAAATGTCATTTTGTGTTAGACCTGGACATTGGTACTGACACAAGTTTAGAACCAAATTATTCTCGAATAAACGATAATTTCACGATAATAACGTCatctaaatttttaaattccgcAAG atCTCATCGATTTTTCCGAGCGTTTTATATTCCTTTTGTGTCACATAAATTTTGTACATATGgttcatataatttattacaaaatattaaatttaaatggaTTCCTCTTTcatcaaaagaaaaaaatacaaaattttcctga
- the LOC105666041 gene encoding sodium channel protein Nach-like: MKYKYNPSCKELHSSLKFRSREYLLENTLHGVPYFVDSTRPKWERLIWFLLTFASLLAIIAIIIIILDKFQTEPTITGLDIMTENVNIEFPQIFVCFDWFHLNRSNIPEDEMYIYEKLYNWIFEKRIDVKSFPLTYKNKNNFRKTFEAMGPDCDLLISDCVYKGINISCNALFIKVHTAVGICCKSKYLEPLKILDHLKSFEFKMFSSSFPLRVYYTQQNVTSPSPGERALIKAHYPIDIEFIVHITYSTPDIRYLSLRQRKCYTKQDINFVNFNDCEMKCLIDKIFKYCKCLPWFLSFDGKTECPLSKYSCFNNVKIDITQCSCWLSCDHASYSVTQIQNSAKNTNRVMLRKWPTALYKREVRFGYLDLLVSFGGIAGLFLGYSLFVSIEIGYYFTLRTYCGAVIQSSREQYNIMTVHVVEKIPQEADTNQKYYLYVD, encoded by the exons atgaaatacaagTACAATCCTTCATGCAAGGAATTACATTCCAGTTTGAAATTCCGATCAAGAGAATATCTTTTGGAAAACACGTTGCATGGTGTTCCATATTTTGTGGATTCCACGCGACCTAAATGGGAaag ATTAATATGGTTTCTCTTGACATTTGCATCGCTATTAGCGATTATAGCTATAATCATAATCATCCTAGATAAATTTCAAACAGAGCCAACTATAACCGGATTAGATATAATGACAGAAAATGTTAATATCGAATTTCCCCAAATTTTTGTTTGCTTCGACTGGTTTCATTTGAATCGTTCGAATATACCTGAG gatgaaatgtatatatacgaaaaattgtacaattGGATTTTTGAGAAACGTAtcgatgtaaaatcgttccctCTTActtacaaaaacaaaaacaattttCGTAAAACTTTTGAAGCAATGGGACCTGATTGTGATCTTTTAATTAGTGACTGCGTATAcaa GGGAATAAATATATCATGTAACGCACTATTTATAAAAGTACATACGGCTGTGGGTATTTGCTGTAAATCCAAATATTTAGAGCCACTTAAAATTCTTGATCATTTAAAGAGTTTTGAATTTAAGATGTTCAGTTCAAGTTTTCCTTTAAG AGTTTACTATACGCAACAAAATGTTACGAGTCCAAGTCCAGGTGAAAGAGCCCTAATAAAAGCACATTATCCTATAGATATTGAATTTATTGTTCATATAACGTATTCAACTCCCGATATTCGTTATTTGTCTCTTCGACAACGAAAATGTTATACTAAGCAAGATataaattttgtcaattttaatgATTGTGAAATGAAATGTTTGATCgataagatatttaaatattgtaagtGTTTACCATGGTTTCTATCGTTCGATGGTAAAACAGAATGTCCACTTTCAAAGTATTCCTGTTTCAATAACGTTAAGATCGATATAACTCAATGTAGCTGTTGGCTATCTTGCGACCATGCGTCGTATAGCGTAACGCAAATACAAAATTCTGCTAAAAATACGAATCGAGTTATGTTGAGAAAATGGCCAACAGCTCTCTACAAGAGAGAAGTACGATTTGGTTATTTAGATTTACTTGTATCGTTCGGTGGTATTGCAGGTCTCTTTCTAGGATATTCTTTATTTGTATCTATCGAAATTGGATATTATTTTACTCTTAGAACTTACTGTGGAGCTGTAATTCAATCATCTCGGGAACAGTACAATATCATGACTGTTCATGTTGTGGAAAAAATTCCGCAGGAAGCAGATACtaatcaaaaatattatttgtatgttgattaa